A window from Acinonyx jubatus isolate Ajub_Pintada_27869175 chromosome E1, VMU_Ajub_asm_v1.0, whole genome shotgun sequence encodes these proteins:
- the CHD3 gene encoding chromodomain-helicase-DNA-binding protein 3 isoform X11, with amino-acid sequence MASPLRDEEEEEEEMVVSEEEEEEEEEGDEEEEEVEAADEDYEEDDDEGVLGRGPGHDRGRDRHSPPGCHLFPPPPPPPPLPPPPPPPPPPPDKDDLRLLPSALGVKKRKRGPKKQKENKPGKPRKRKKLDSEEEFGSERDEYREKSESGGSEYGTGPGRKRRRKHREKKEKKTKRRKKGEGDGGQKKLRVSQQVEQKSSATLLLTWGLEDVEHVFSEEDYHTLTNYKAFSQFMRPLIAKKNPKIPMSKMMTILGAKWREFSANNPFKGSAAAVAAAAAAAAAAVAEQVSAAVSSTAPVAPSGPPTLPAPPSADTQPPPIRRAKTKEGKGPGHKRRSKSPRVPDGRKKLRGKKMAPLKIKLGLLGGKRKKGGSYVFQSDEGPEPEAEESDLDSGSVHSASGRPDGPVRTKKLKRGRPGRKKKKVVLGCPAVAGEDEVDGYETDHQDYCEVCQQGGEIILCDTCPRAYHLVCLDPELDRAPEGKWSCPHCEKEGVQWEAKEEEEEYEEEGEEEGEKEEEDDHMEYCRVCKDGGELLCCDACISSYHIHCLNPPLPDIPNGEWLCPRCTCPVLKGRVQKILHWRWGEPPVSVPAPQQADGNPDAPPPRPLQGRSEREFFVKWVGLSYWHCSWAKELQLEIFHLVMYRNYQRKNDMDEPPPLDYGSGEDDGKSDKRKVKDPHYAEMEEKYYRFGIKPEWMTVHRIINHSVDKKGNYHYLVKWRDLPYDQSTWEEDEMNIPEYEEHKQSYWRHRELIMGEDPAQPRKYKKKKKELQGDGPPSSPTNDPTVKYETQPRFITATGGTLHMYQLEGLNWLRFSWAQGTDTILADEMGLGKTIQTIVFLYSLYKEGHTKGPFLVSAPLSTIINWEREFQMWAPKFYVVTYTGDKDSRAIIRENEFSFEDNAIKGGKKAFKMKREAQVKFHVLLTSYELITIDQAALGSIRWACLVVDEAHRLKNNQSKFFRVLNGYKIDHKLLLTGTPLQNNLEELFHLLNFLTPERFNNLEGFLEEFADISKEDQIKKLHDLLGPHMLRRLKADVFKNMPAKTELIVRVELSPMQKKYYKYILTRNFEALNSRGGGNQVSLLNIMMDLKKCCNHPYLFPVAAMESPKLPSGAYEGGALIKASGKLMLLQKMLRKLKEQGHRVLIFSQMTKMLDLLEDFLDYEGYKYERIDGGITGALRQEAIDRFNAPGAQQFCFLLSTRAGGLGINLATADTVIIFDSDWNPHNDIQAFSRAHRIGQANKVMIYRFVTRASVEERITQVAKRKMMLTHLVVRPGLGSKAGSMSKQELDDILKFGTEELFKDENEGENKEEDSSVIHYDNEAIARLLDRNQDATEDTDVQNMNEYLSSFKVAQYVVREEDKIEEIEREIIKQEENVDPDYWEKLLRHHYEQQQEDLARNLGKGKRVRKQVNYNDAAQEDQDNQSEYSVGSEEEDEDFDERPEGRRQSKRQLRNEKDKPLPPLLARVGGNIEVLGFNTRQRKAFLNAVMRWGMPPQDAFTTQWLVRDLRGKTEKEFKAYVSLFMRHLCEPGADGSETFADGVPREGLSRQQVLTRIGVMSLVKKKVQEFEHINGRWSMPELMPDPSADSKRSSRASSPTKTSPTTPEASATNSPCTSKPATPAPSEKGDGVRTPLEKDEAENQEEKPERKIEKMETEADAPSPAPSLGERLEPRKIPLEEEVSGIAGEMEPEPGYRGDREKSATESTPGERGEEKPLDGQEHRERPEGETGDLGKRAEDVKGDRELRPGPPRDEPRSNGRREEKAEKPRFMFNIADGGFTELHTLWQNEERAAISSGRLNEIWHRRHDYWLLAGIVLHGYARWQDIQNDAQFAIINEPFKTEANKGNFLEMKNKFLARRFKLLEQALVIEEQLRRAAYLNLSQEPAHPAMALHARFAEAECLAESHQHLSKESLAGNKPANAVLHKGLPPGSVRYTSGVRGGLQRRTRRGPGRRRRQLQPDACRVLHHSRHQRPSGAGEEGEGNGGGTGVRRAGSEGAPSRGGDLYRRLTGPQACPSPRPRARGRPPAQALGPAANSPPSPPLGPPLG; translated from the exons CCAGCAGGTAGAACAGAAGTCGTCAGCGACTCTGCTGCTGACCTGGGGCCTGGAGGATGTGGAGCACGTGTTCTCCGAGGAGGATTACCACACGCTCACCAACTACAAAGCCTTCAGCCAGTTCATGAG GCCCCTGATTGCGAAGAAGAATCCTAAGATCCCGATGTCTAAGATGATGACCATCCTTGGGGCCAAGTGGAGAGAGTTCAGTGCCAACAACCCCTTCAAGGGGTCGGCAGCTGCCgtggcggcggccgcggcggcggcggccgcagcTGTGGCTGAGCAGGTGTCAGCTGCCGTCTCATCGACCGCCCCTGTAGCACCTTCCGGACCCCCCACCCTTCCAGCACCTCCTTCTGCTGAtacccagcccccacccatcCGAAGAGCCAAAACCAAAGAGGGCAAAG GTCCAGGCCATAAAAGGCGGAGTAAGAGCCCCCGAGTGCCCGACGGACGCAAGAAGCTTCGGGGAAAGAAGATGGCGCCACTCAAAATCAAACTAGGGCTGCTGGGTGGCAAGCGGAAGAAGGGAGGCTCG TATGTCTTTCAGAGCGACGAGGGCCCCGAACCCGAGGCTGAGGAGTCAGACCTGGACAGCGGCAGCGTCCACAGCGCCTCGGGCCGGCCTGATGGCCCTGTCCGCACCAAGAAGCTAAAGAGAGGCCGgccagggaggaagaagaagaagg TAGTCCTGGGCTGTCCCGCAGTGGCCGGGGAGGACGAGGTTGACGGCTACGAGACGGACCACCAGGATTACTGTGAGGTGTGCCAGCAGGGCGGGGAAATCATTCTGTGCGACACCTGCCCTCGTGCCTACCACCTCGTCTGCCTTGATCCTGAGCTTGACCGGGCTCCTGAGGGCAAATGGAGCTGCCCCCACTGC GAGAAGGAGGGGGTCCAGTGGGaggccaaggaggaggaggaggagtacgaggaggagggagaggaggaaggggagaaggaggaggaggacgaccaCATGGAGTACTGTCGCGTGTGCAAGGATGGCGGCGAGCTCCTGTGCTGTGACGCTTGCATTTCTTCCTACCACATCCACTGTCTGAACCCGCCCCTGCCTGACATCCCCAACGGTGAATGGCTGTGTCCCCGATGCACA TGCCCCGTGCTGAAAGGCCGCGTGCAGAAGATCCTGCATTGGCGGTGGGGGGAGCCACCCGTGTCAGTGCCGGCGCCCCAACAGGCGGATGGGAACCCGGatgccccacccccccgcccccttcaaGGCCGATCCGAGCGAGAGTTCTTTGTCAAGTGGGTGGGACTGTCCTACTGGCACTGCTCCTGGGCCAAGGAGCTTCAG TTGGAAATCTTCCACTTGGTGATGTACCGGAACTACCAGCGGAAGAACGACATGGACGAGCCCCCGCCGCTGGACTATGGCTCTGGCGAGGACGACGGGAAGAGTGACAAGCGCAAGGTGAAGGACCCACACTACGCGGAGATGGAGGAAAAGTACTATCGCTTTGGTATCAAGCCGGAGTGGATGACCGTCCACCGCATCATCAACCACAG TGTGGATAAAAAGGGGAATTACCACTATCTGGTGAAATGGAGAGACCTGCCGTACGACCAGTCCACGTGGGAGGAAGATGAAATGAACATCCCTGAATACGAGGAGCATAAGCAGAGCTACTGGCGACACCG AGAACTAATTATGGGGGAGGACCCGGCCCAGCCCCGCAAgtacaagaagaagaagaaggagctGCAGGGCGACGGGCCTCCCAGCTCTCCTACGAATGAC CCCACGGTGAAATACGAGACTCAGCCACGGTTTATCACGGCCACGGGAGGCACGCTGCACATGTATCAGCTGGAGGGCTTGAACTGGCTGCGCTTCTCGTGGGCTCAGGGCACCGACACCATCCTGGCTGATGAGATGGGGCTGGGCAAGACCATACAGACCATTGTCTTCCTCTACTCGCTCTATAAGGAG GGCCACACGAAGGGTCCCTTCTTGGTGAGCGCCCCACTCTCCACCATCATTAACTGGGAGCGGGAGTTCCAGATGTGGGCACCCAAGTTCTACGTGGTGACCTACACGGGGGACAAGGACAGCCGGGCCATCATTCGGGAGAACGAGTTTTCCTTCGAAGACAACGCCATCAAAGGTGGCAAGAAAGCTTTTAAGATGAAG AGGGAGGCCCAGGTGAAGTTCCATGTGCTCCTGACATCGTACGAGCTGATCACCATTGATCAGGCAGCACTCGGTTCCATCCGCTGGGCCTGCCTTGTGGTGGATGAAGCCCATCGGCTCAAGAATAACCAGTCCAAG TTTTTCAGGGTCCTCAATGGCTACAAGATAGATCATAAGTTGCTGCTGACAGGGACTCCATTGCAGAATAATCTGGAGGAGCTTTTCCATCTGCTTAACTTCCTCACCCCCGAGAGGTTTAA CAATctggaaggcttcttggaggagttTGCTGACATATCCAAAGAAGACCAGATTAAGAAACTGCATGATTTGCTTGGGCCGCACATGCTGCGGAGGCTCAAGGCCGATGTCTTTAAGAACATGCCAGCCAAGACAGAGCTCATTGTTCGGGTGGAGCTGAGCCCCATGCAGAA GAAATACTACAAGTACATCCTGACTCGGAACTTTGAGGCCTTGAATTCACGAGGTGGTGGGAACCAGGTGTCGCTGCTCAACATCATGATGGACCTTAAGAAGTGCTGCAACCATCCCTACCTCTTTCCTGTGGCTGCTATG GAGTCCCCCAAACTGCCCAGTGGGGCTTATGAGGGTGGGGCACTTATTAAGGCATCTGGGAAGCTTATGCTGCTGCAGAAGATGCTGCGAAAGCTGAAGGAGCAAGGACACCGAGTGCTCATCTTCTCGCAG ATGACCAAGATGTTGGACCTGCTAGAGGACTTCTTAGACTACGAAGGCTACAAGTACGAGCGCATCGACGGCGGCATCACtggggccctgaggcaggaggccATCGATCGCTTCAATG ctcctggcGCCCAGCAGTTCTGCTTCCTACTGTCCACCCGGGCCGGGGGCCTGGGCATCAATCTGGCCACTGCCGACACTGTCATCATCTTCGATTCCGACTGGAACCCTCATAACGACATCCAG GCCTTCAGCCGTGCTCACCGGATCGGCCAGGCCAACAAAGTGATGATTTACCGGTTTGTGACTCGAGCGTCCGTGGAGGAGCGCATCACACAGGTGGCCAAGAGGAAGATGATGCTCACCCACCTGGTGGTGCGGCCTGGGCTGGGCTCCAAGGCGGGCTCCATGTCCAAGCAGGAGCTGGACGACATCCTCAAGTTCGGCACCGAGGAGCTGTTCAAGGATGAGAACGAGG GGGAGAACAAGGAGGAGGACAGCAGCGTGATTCACTACGACAATGAGGCCATTGCGCGGCTGTTGGACCGGAACCAGGATGCGACAGAGGACACCGACGTGCAGAACATGAACGAGTATCTGAGCTCCTTCAAGGTGGCGCAGTACGTGGTGCGGGAGGAGGACAAG ATTGAGGAGATCGAACGAGAGATCATTAAGCAGGAGGAGAACGTGGACCCCGACTACTGGGAGAAGCTGCTGAGGCATCACTACGAGCAACAGCAGGAAGACCTGGCCCGGAATCTCGGCAAGGGCAAGCGGGTTCGCAAGCAGGTCAACTACAACGACGCCGCTCAGGAGGACCAAG ACAACCAGTCCGAATACTCCGTGGGATcggaggaggaagatgaagacTTTGATGAGCGTCCAGAAG ggcgTCGACAGTCCAAGAGGCAGCTCCGGAACGAAAAGGACAAGCCGctgcctcccctgctggctcgAGTTGGGGGCAACATCGAG GTGCTGGGATTCAACACCCGGCAGCGGAAGGCCTTCCTCAACGCCGTGATGCGCTGGGGGATGCCACCACAGGACGCCTTCACCACGCAGTGGCTGGTGCGGGACCTCAGGGGCAAGACGGAGAAGGAGTTCAA GGCCTATGTGTCTCTGTTCATGCGCCATCTGTGTGAGCCCGGGGCAGACGGTTCTGAAACCTTTGCTGACGGGGTCCCCCGGGAGGGCCTGAGTCGCCAGCAAGTGTTGACCCGAATTGGAGTCATGTCTCTCGTCAAGAAGAAG GTGCAGGAGTTTGAGCACATCAATGGGCGCTGGTCGATGCCCGAGCTGATGCCCGACCCCAGTGCCGACTCTAAGCGCTCCTCCAGGGCCTCCTCTCCTACCAAAACGTCTCCCACCACCCCGGAGGCTTCTGCCACAAACAGCCCTTGCACTTCTAAACCTG ctACTCCGGCTCCAAGTGAGAAGGGAGATGGCGTCAGGACACCTCTTGAAAAGGATGAAGCGGAAAACCAGGAGGAGAAACCGGAGAGGAAGATCGAGAAGATGGAAACAGAG GCCGATGCCCCTAGCCCAGCCCCGTCGCTTGGGGAGCGGCTGGAGCCAAGGAAGATTCCTCTAGAGGAAGAGGTGTCTGGAATAGCAGGAGAAATGGAGCCTGAACCTGGGTAccggggggacagagagaagtcaG ccACAGAGTCAACGccaggagagaggggggaggagaagccATTGGATGGACAGGAACACAGGGAGAGGCCGGAGGGGGAGACAGGGGATTTGGGCAAGAGAG CAGAGGATGTGAAAGGGGACCGGGAGCTTCGACCGGGGCCTCCTCGGGACGAGCCACGGTCCAACGGGCGGCGCGAGGAGAAGGCGGAGAAGCCTCGGTTCATGTTCAACATCGCAGACGGCGGCTTCACAG AGCTTCACACGCTGTGGCAGAATGAGGAACGGGCAGCTATTTCCTCGGGGAGACTCAACGAGATCTGGCACCGAAGACACGACTACTGGCTTCTGGCTGGGATTGTCCT CCATGGCTACGCACGGTGGCAGGACATCCAGAATGATGCTCAGTTTGCCATTATCAACGAGCCGTTTAAAACCGAAGCCAATAAGGGGAACTTCCTGGAGATGAAAAATAAGTTCCTGGCCCGGAGGTTCAAG CTCCTGGAGCAGGCGCTGGTGATCGAGGAGCAGCTTCGGCGGGCGGCCTACCTGAACCTATCGCAGGAGCCGGCGCACCCCGCCATGGCCCTCCACGCCCGCTTCGCCGAGGCCGAGTGCCTGGCCGAGAGCCACCAGCACCTCTCCAAGGAGTCGCTGGCGGGGAACAAGCCGGCCAACGCCGTCCTGCACAAGG GCCTTCCCCCCGGGTCCGTACGCTACACCTCCGGGGTACGGGGCGGCCTTCAGCGCCGCACCCGTAGGGGCCCTGGCCGCCGCAGGCGCCAATTACAGCCAGATGCCTGCAGGGTCCTTCATCACAG CCGCCACCAACGGCCCTCCGGTGCTggtgaagaaggagaaggaaatggtgGGGGCACTGGTGTCAGACGGGCTGGATCGGAAGGAGCCCCGAGCCGGGGAGGTGATCTGTATAGACGACTGACCGGACCCCAGGCCTGCCCATCACCCAGGCCTCGTGCCCGGGGCCGCCCCCCAGCTCAGGCTCTGGGACCTGCGGCCAATtctccaccttccccacccctggggccaccTCTGGGCtag